A window of the Lactuca sativa cultivar Salinas chromosome 5, Lsat_Salinas_v11, whole genome shotgun sequence genome harbors these coding sequences:
- the LOC111902906 gene encoding putative E3 ubiquitin-protein ligase LIN, whose product MGSLSELLAKEGFVRDNFNRKKVRFNRTVAAPDHDSISLPIYICRDRKSIDVPKHKKSSSVVSSKGRLSSASRRSDEPAIDEVATKAVISILSGYAGKYLKDKDFRDSLRNKCQSCLVRRSNGLSDNGVFANMELGIESIEKLIDNPGTIKELKMKALRNSIGFLTIVAALNSKESRHGTTCGTPNSHLSACAQLYLSIVYKLEKNDRISARHALQVFVDSPQLARTHLLPDLWEHFFLPHLLHIKIWYHKQIDNLSDDCSKDQEEQINNLSKIYEDHMDMGTIQFALYYKEWLKTGGQPPATLPSVALPSINLLSSSSSRRRRSSSFGNFLHRAVFGAPIEKQASMESDYGAMEQKEEEEEELCLDDYDNNQQRNVQSTLSDLRSSSSKPDYTRFLPCQTLQTESRFTRSSSIASSSSDLTRAVSSITTSENLPECETAIRVITKSWLDDQLIEKQLSNPSVIEGMLEVLFASTNEEILELVISLLTELVSKNPANGKIILTLDPRLEGFTELMRNSSLFLKAAILLHFVKPEAKQMISTEWIPLVLRVLEFGDQTQQLFSVRCSPQIAAYYFLDRLLTGFDEDRNLENGRQVIAIGGLSLLLRRITNGDDVEKCKAVSVIYWCIQADGRCRHYLADNLNPELILALLVRGKEVDGNEIVFSLLVELICLHRFEQRTKLFDKLLKGLDCLNTMQILLVSLQKATQEKRPLIATIMLQLDLMGDPLKSSVYREEAIDAITEALDCQICNENVQQQTAKALLILGGRYAYTGTPEAENWILKEAGYDESLEGGFHGRYFIVQGSKHLNEDDEIEHWQRKAAMALWISGGEKLLRAIGESIGYGIPCLARASLVTIAWMSKFVHTVGDGDVLQSATLSTLIRKLIDSLNRDNTIEERVLASFSLLALSKSSGFMFEISEDEKMAMVVHLRNISKVTWTAKRLASVITGSPSRRHSGV is encoded by the exons ATGGGTTCTCTAAGTGAGCTTCTAGCCAAAGAAGGATTCGTACGAGATAATTTCAATCGCAAAAAGGTCCGATTCAATAGAACAGTAGCAGCTCCTGATCATGACTCCATTTCTTTGCCTATTTACATCTGCCGTGACCGGAAGAGCATCGACGTTCCAAAGCACAAGAAGAGCTCATCGGTTGTTTCGTCCAAAGGTCGTCTTTCATCGGCTTCGAGAAGATCGGACGAACCCGCCATTGATGAAGTTGCTACCAAAGCTGTGATTTCGATTTTGAGTGGGTATGCTGGTAAGTACTTGAAAGACAAGGATTTCCGAGATTCGTTGAGGAACAAATGTCAATCGTGTTTGGTGAGGAGAAGCAATGGGTTATCGGATAATGGGGTTTTCGCTAATATGGAATTGGGGATCGAGAGTATTGAGAAATTGATTGATAATCCAGGGACGATTAAGGAATTGAAGATGAAAGCGTTGAGGAATTCGATTGGGTTTTTAACGATAGTTGCGGCTTTGAATTCGAAAGAGTCGAGACATGGCACAACATGTGGAACTCCAAATTCACATCTCTCTGCTTGTGCGCAGCTTTATTTATCAATCGTTTACAAGCTTGAGAAGAACGATAGAATCTCTGCAAGACATGCACTCCAAGTGTTTGTTGATTCGCCTCAATTAGCTAGAACTCACTTGCTACCAGATCTTTGGGAGCATTTCTTTCTTCCACATCTCCTCCATATCAAAATTTGGTACCACAAACAAATCGATAACCTTTCTGATGATTGCTCGAAGGATCAAGAAGAACAAATTAACAATTTGAGCAAGATTTATGAAGATCATATGGATATGGGTACGATTCAGTTTGCTCTCTACTATAAAGAATGGCTTAAAACAGGTGGTCAACCTCCTGCTACACTTCCTTCTGTGGCTTTGCCTTCAATCAATTTATTATCTTCTTCATCCAGTCGAAGAAGAAGGAGTTCATCGTTTGGTAACTTTCT ACATCGAGCTGTTTTTGGTGCTCCGATTGAGAAACAAGCATCTATGGAGTCTGATTATGGAGCCATGGAacaaaaggaagaagaagaagaagaactttgTTTAGATGATTATGATAACAACCAACAGAGAAATGTTCAA AGTACACTCTCCGATCTTCGAAGTTCGTCAAGCAAACCAGACTACACGCGATTTCTTCCATGTCAAACCTTACAAACAGAATCACGATTCACCAGATCTTCTTCAATCGCGTCTTCATCATCTGATCTAACCAGAGCCGTATCCTCGATCACCACCTCCGAAAATTTACCCGAATGTGAAACCGCGATTCGTGTCATAACCAAATCATGGCTAGACGATCAATTAATCGAAAAACAACTATCCAATCCATCAGTAATCGAAGGTATGCTCGAAGTATTATTCGCATCTACCAACGAAGAAATCCTCGAACTCGTCATCTCATTATTAACAGAACTCGTTTCCAAAAACCCGGCGAACGGGAAGATCATTCTAACCCTAGATCCACGTCTCGAAGGGTTCACTGAACTCATGAGAAACAGTAGCCTGTTCCTAAAAGCAGCGATTTTACTCCATTTTGTGAAACCCGAAGCGAAACAGATGATTTCCACCGAATGGATCCCGTTGGTGCTACGAGTGCTTGAGTTCGGAGATCAAACACAGCAATTGTTCAGTGTTCGGTGTAGTCCTCAAATCGCGGCGTATTATTTTCTCGATCGGCTGCTTACGGGGTTTGATGAAGATCGGAATCTGGAGAATGGGAGACAAGTGATTGCTATTGGAGGGTTGAGTTTGTTGTTGAGAAGAATCACGAATGGAGATGATGTTGAGAAGTGTAAGGCGGTTTCTGTGATTTATTGGTGTATTCAAGCGGATGGAAGGTGTCGCCATTATTTAGCTGATAATTTGAATCCTGAGCTCATTCTTGCACTCTTGGTTCGTGGTAAAGAGGTCGATGGCAATGAGATTGTATTCTCTTTGCTTGTCGAGTTAATTTGCCTCCATAG ATTTGAGCAAAGAACTAAACTTTTCGACAAGTTATTGAAGGGATTGGATTGCTTGAACACAATGCAAATCTTGTTGGTTTCTTTACAAAAGGCTACACAAGAAAAACGCCCTCTAATTGCTACCATAATGCTTCAGCTTGATCTTATG GGAGATCCACTGAAGAGTAGTGTATATCGAGAGGAGGCGATAGATGCAATAACCGAAGCTTTAGATTGTCAAATATGTAATGAAAATGTTCAACAACAAACAGCCAAAGCCTTGTTGATATTAGGAGGCAGGTATGCTTACACAGGCACACCAGAAGCTGAAAATTGGATCTTGAAAGAAGCTGGTTATGATGAGAGCTTGGAGGGCGGCTTCCATGGTAGATACTTCATCGTCCAAGGATCCAAACATTTG AATGAAGACGATGAGATAGAGCATTGGCAAAGGAAAGCTGCAATGGCGTTATGGATTAGTGGGGGCGAAAAGCTTTTAAGGGCAATTGGGGAATCAATAGGTTATGGGATCCCTTGTTTGGCACGTGCAAGCCTTGTGACAATTGCTTGGATGAGTAAATTTGTTCATACGGTTGGTGATGGAGATGTTCTTCAGAGTGCCACATTGTCAACCCTAATACGGAAATTGATAGATTCATTGAATCGTGATAATACGATTGAAGAAAGAGTTCTTGCTTCGTTTTCATTACTCGCTCTTTCCAAGAGTTCAG